TCCAGAACTCTCAACGATGATGTATTGTGGAGATGGGGAAGTTGTTTTCCGCAAGACAATGAAACAGATTGACCGTTACAGGGTAACCGACGGAAAACTGGAATTTCTGACGGGAGATGTCGTGATGATGAGATTTAAACCGGCGCTGTAACTCCTTACCGCATGTAAAAAGAGCAGGAAAATTAATTCCTGCTCTTTTTTTTGAGGTCACTGAATTGCCCCTCTGATCTGAATAAACCTCCAGCGGAAGGTACTTAAAGCTTTAATTAAATGTTTAGCATTTACTTCTCCAAAAAATGTAGCTCCGTTACCGGCGGTAATTCTATCCATGGTCCAGCAGCTTTTGAAATTCATTCAGATACTTTGCCAAATGAAAACCATCTGCTAATCCATGATGGGCTTCGATGGAAACCGGTAAATATTTCCTGCCATCCCGAATACTGAACTTGCCAAAAGTAACTTTAGGAACTGATTCTGTTCTGTCAAAATCCGTAGGATGCAACAGTCCGGTAAATGAAGTCCATGGAAGGGTAGAATGCCGGATGAGGTCTTTTTTTATATCATCATTGTTTAACCGTAAGCCGTTTGAGTTCTGAACGGCTCTGATTTCTTCCTGCAGTTCATTATTGAAGGTTTCGAAATCATCTGAAAAGCTGACAAAGGCAAATCCAAAAGTTCCGTCTGCTCTCCCAATTGTGCAGCCGGCATGCACGTTATCGAATAATACCACCTCATGATCAACAATTCTTAATTTCAATTCTTCAACTGAATTGATCGCAGCCATTGATTTGTGAAGATAGCAGGCAAAAAACGACCGTTCTTTTTCTTTAGCTTTTTTATACGCTGTCGTACAGTCTACCTCAGTTACAATACCAAAATAGGGGCTTGCCATTTTCGAGAAGAATTCATAGTGCTCCTTTCTGTTCCATTTTTCTGTGTCGATTACTTTCATTTGCATTTTTCAATTTAATATTGTGCTTGTTAATGACTGAATGTTCTCAAAATCCTTCTATCTGATTTCTTGTTCAGAGCGTTTTCCCGATTATTTG
The window above is part of the Kaistella faecalis genome. Proteins encoded here:
- a CDS encoding chloramphenicol acetyltransferase gives rise to the protein MKVIDTEKWNRKEHYEFFSKMASPYFGIVTEVDCTTAYKKAKEKERSFFACYLHKSMAAINSVEELKLRIVDHEVVLFDNVHAGCTIGRADGTFGFAFVSFSDDFETFNNELQEEIRAVQNSNGLRLNNDDIKKDLIRHSTLPWTSFTGLLHPTDFDRTESVPKVTFGKFSIRDGRKYLPVSIEAHHGLADGFHLAKYLNEFQKLLDHG